One genomic window of Stieleria sp. JC731 includes the following:
- a CDS encoding type II secretion system F family protein: MTATVILIAVGVFVASLVALAANVLVPGGDNTATEDRLAQMASRRRGGGGSHGGEQESGSLLLDGGFDDAKGFLGNIVENLPGIGDYLDQADVRMPPAQFAMICMGAMGLGVAICLASPFKLLAIFVGPMFAAVPFGWLMLKRRSRLNKFGKQMPEALELLGRSLRAGHSLNAGFGLVSKEMEDPLAREFGRAFEEQNLGIPLDEAIEDMANRVPNMDLRFFATAVVLQRQTGGDLAEILDKIGHLIRERLQILGQIQALTGEGRMSGAVLLALPPVLFLVMLKLNYEYVMMLFTDEIGRYMLGFGLVTQLIGAIVIKKIITIKV, translated from the coding sequence ATGACAGCGACCGTCATTCTTATTGCCGTTGGCGTCTTCGTTGCGTCACTTGTCGCCTTGGCGGCAAATGTCCTTGTGCCGGGCGGCGACAACACTGCAACCGAAGACAGACTTGCACAGATGGCATCGCGTCGTCGCGGCGGCGGCGGATCACATGGCGGTGAACAGGAATCCGGGTCGTTGCTGTTGGACGGTGGATTCGATGATGCGAAAGGTTTTCTTGGCAACATCGTTGAGAACCTTCCCGGCATCGGCGACTACTTGGACCAAGCCGACGTCCGAATGCCACCGGCCCAGTTCGCAATGATCTGCATGGGAGCGATGGGATTGGGCGTCGCGATCTGTCTTGCCAGCCCGTTTAAGCTGCTGGCCATTTTCGTCGGGCCAATGTTTGCCGCGGTGCCATTCGGATGGCTGATGCTCAAACGCCGAAGTCGGCTCAATAAGTTCGGCAAGCAAATGCCCGAAGCATTGGAATTGCTTGGGCGTTCGCTACGTGCCGGTCACTCTTTGAACGCCGGGTTTGGGTTGGTTTCAAAGGAAATGGAAGATCCATTGGCTCGCGAGTTCGGACGTGCGTTCGAAGAACAGAACCTTGGTATTCCGTTGGACGAAGCGATCGAGGACATGGCCAATCGTGTCCCCAATATGGACCTTCGATTCTTCGCGACCGCCGTTGTTTTGCAGCGGCAAACCGGTGGTGACTTGGCTGAAATTCTGGACAAAATCGGTCACCTGATTCGAGAGCGATTGCAAATCTTGGGGCAAATCCAAGCGTTGACCGGGGAAGGCCGGATGAGTGGTGCGGTGCTATTGGCACTGCCGCCGGTTTTGTTCTTGGTGATGCTGAAATTGAACTACGAATACGTGATGATGCTGTTTACCGACGAAATCGGTCGGTACATGTTGGGCTTTGGATTGGTGACCCAGCTGATCGGTGCGATCGTGATCAAAAAGATTATCACGATCAAAGTTTAG
- a CDS encoding type II secretion system F family protein, with the protein MNLLLAISIDPIYLTAGAIFAFVTIGMWFALTRITGDDKPRAEARLDMMRKRRASGQAAADGNRSKNEALTAYLERAASPLADKVSGNEKEMGQLREKLMNAGFRREAAPVVFKTIQLGTAAFGLFVGSTYGFFANGFGQDMIIKVGGGLIIGFMIPKFSLDFIAKKRMEKIFLGLPDALDLMVVCVEAGLGMDQALRKVAEEMEKSHKEIAEEFGIANKQLQLGRTRNEVLQALGFRSGVDDLKQLASILIQADKFGSSIASALRVQSDAMRTRRRQIAEEKAAKTAVKMIFPLVLFIFPGIFVVLVGPAGISMYRNMLSQ; encoded by the coding sequence ATGAACTTGTTACTGGCCATCTCAATCGACCCGATCTACTTGACCGCAGGCGCGATCTTCGCCTTTGTGACAATTGGCATGTGGTTCGCCCTAACACGGATCACCGGTGATGACAAACCTCGCGCCGAAGCGAGGCTTGACATGATGCGTAAACGTCGTGCGAGTGGCCAAGCCGCTGCCGATGGCAATCGCTCAAAGAACGAGGCTCTGACCGCATACTTGGAACGTGCCGCTTCACCGCTGGCTGACAAAGTTAGTGGTAACGAAAAGGAAATGGGGCAGCTCCGTGAAAAGCTGATGAACGCTGGCTTCCGCCGCGAAGCCGCACCGGTGGTCTTTAAAACGATCCAGCTGGGCACCGCCGCATTCGGATTGTTTGTCGGCAGCACCTACGGATTCTTCGCCAACGGCTTCGGCCAGGACATGATCATCAAGGTCGGTGGCGGATTGATTATCGGTTTCATGATCCCCAAGTTCTCGCTTGATTTCATCGCGAAGAAGCGAATGGAAAAGATCTTCTTGGGACTGCCTGATGCACTCGACTTGATGGTCGTTTGTGTTGAAGCCGGTTTAGGGATGGACCAAGCGCTGCGTAAGGTCGCCGAAGAAATGGAAAAGAGCCACAAAGAGATCGCCGAAGAATTCGGGATCGCAAACAAGCAATTGCAGCTAGGCCGAACACGAAACGAAGTGTTGCAAGCGCTGGGCTTCCGCAGCGGTGTTGATGACCTCAAACAGCTCGCTTCGATCTTGATTCAGGCTGACAAGTTTGGCTCGTCGATCGCGTCCGCTTTGCGAGTCCAGAGTGACGCGATGCGAACACGTCGACGTCAGATCGCCGAAGAGAAAGCGGCGAAGACAGCGGTGAAAATGATCTTCCCGCTAGTCTTGTTCATTTTCCCTGGCATCTTCGTGGTTCTAGTCGGTCCTGCCGGTATCAGCATGTATCGAAACATGTTGAGCCAGTAA